One genomic segment of Synechocystis sp. LKSZ1 includes these proteins:
- a CDS encoding class I SAM-dependent methyltransferase: MSNNNQKVDQRLYIDREKLRELELNIRLCRHIERYALLRQFAKGVVCDAACGCGYGSYLLSTNPDVTKVIGLDLDKDTIDYAKKEYTTEKTEFYATDLERWVCSEKIDMLISVETIEHIINTSLMPKFVNRNSINHLILTYPSKKTTHYNPFHHHNFNLATILDMFSDFTCYKHFNWEYEFDVVFLLRSK; encoded by the coding sequence ATGTCAAACAATAATCAAAAAGTTGATCAACGGCTGTATATTGATCGTGAAAAACTTAGAGAGTTAGAACTTAATATTCGTCTATGCAGGCACATCGAGCGATACGCACTTTTACGTCAATTTGCTAAGGGTGTTGTTTGTGATGCTGCTTGTGGATGTGGTTACGGCAGTTATTTGTTGTCTACTAATCCCGATGTCACTAAAGTGATTGGTTTGGATTTAGATAAAGATACGATTGACTATGCTAAGAAAGAATATACCACCGAAAAAACAGAATTTTATGCAACAGACTTGGAGCGTTGGGTCTGCTCAGAAAAAATAGATATGCTGATTTCAGTAGAAACCATTGAGCACATTATAAATACATCTCTGATGCCAAAGTTTGTCAACCGTAACTCCATTAATCATCTGATTTTAACTTATCCATCGAAAAAAACTACTCATTACAACCCGTTCCACCATCATAATTTCAATTTGGCCACCATACTAGATATGTTTAGTGATTTTACTTGCTATAAACATTTCAATTGGGAATATGAATTTGACGTAGTTTTTTTATTGAGAAGCAAATAA
- a CDS encoding O-linked N-acetylglucosamine transferase, SPINDLY family protein — protein MKTNEITSLIEIQEYDTAIIKLEEEIEKNPTEITCYLYLGLLYLLQGKEDASLIWSFVMSQGDESEVKQWQKELSIILNTEASRQENLNKLAVAYLIRDCLRELEPFWIDNLISLIALKLENGTYSPEYLQELGLINSGFFNESDKIKNQKLLEKIIPTILDFPASVNLDFIGAIVNVIDDIDSFSLVLKNKIFELAYNQKHYNYASELNKIYLSLQEHDLTMIDQSFWINFTAKNFSETILSAETYLAKISDHSLTVYGYHKKILSLMANARWKDLLSFAVIYENLLNELVDLINKSDYKVEPIVCKYFYNLAVNFLYLDDSPRQYRNLQNKISYIYQYKIICQSISNNTNSSEINRIKNGKLRVGYIAHTFNRSSVGWLCRWLLAYHDKVKFEIYIYSISQHRDDILEKYFDTGINTFYNFKNSIQEIEKQIRDDKLNILVELDSVTQDLTLEIMSLKLAPIQITWLGFDASGLPAIDYFVADPYVLPEYAQEYYHEQILRLPSTYLAVDGFEVATPTIRRHELNIDDDSIVYLTMQSIQKYNPNIIKLQLKIISQVPNSFLLVKGRQNLANIKNLFCEIADEQNISLSQLRFLNDDVTEEIHRANLSIADVVLDTYPYNGATTTLEALWMEIPIVTKVGQQFAARNGYTFMMNAGIHEGIAWNDQEYIEWGVNLGMNKALRQQISWKLKESKKTSPLWDSKRFASSTETLYYQIWEDYLSKQASKID, from the coding sequence ATGAAAACGAACGAAATCACTTCTCTTATAGAAATACAAGAATATGATACTGCTATTATTAAGCTAGAAGAAGAAATCGAGAAAAATCCAACAGAAATAACTTGTTATTTATACTTAGGATTACTATATTTATTACAAGGAAAAGAAGACGCATCTTTGATATGGTCATTCGTAATGTCGCAGGGAGATGAATCAGAAGTAAAGCAATGGCAAAAAGAACTATCTATTATTCTAAATACAGAAGCTAGTAGGCAAGAAAATCTTAACAAATTAGCAGTAGCATACTTAATAAGAGATTGCCTAAGGGAATTGGAGCCTTTTTGGATTGATAACTTGATTAGCTTGATTGCTCTAAAGCTAGAAAATGGTACCTATTCTCCTGAGTATCTACAAGAACTAGGATTGATCAATAGTGGATTTTTTAATGAATCAGATAAAATAAAAAACCAGAAACTTTTAGAAAAAATTATTCCTACGATATTGGATTTCCCAGCTTCAGTTAATCTTGATTTTATTGGCGCTATAGTTAATGTTATCGACGATATTGATAGCTTTAGTTTAGTTTTGAAAAATAAAATATTTGAACTTGCCTACAATCAAAAACATTATAATTACGCATCTGAGCTAAATAAAATATATCTATCACTTCAGGAACATGATCTTACGATGATAGATCAGTCCTTTTGGATTAACTTTACAGCTAAAAATTTTTCAGAAACTATATTATCTGCAGAAACATATCTAGCAAAAATAAGTGATCATTCTCTAACTGTCTACGGATACCACAAAAAGATATTATCTCTTATGGCTAATGCACGCTGGAAAGACTTATTATCTTTTGCAGTAATCTATGAAAACTTATTAAATGAACTAGTCGATTTAATAAACAAAAGTGATTATAAAGTTGAGCCTATTGTTTGCAAATATTTTTATAATTTAGCTGTCAATTTTTTATATCTTGATGATTCCCCTCGTCAATATCGAAACTTACAAAATAAAATTTCTTATATTTACCAATATAAAATAATATGTCAAAGTATTTCAAATAATACAAATTCTTCTGAAATTAATAGAATTAAAAATGGAAAGCTTAGAGTTGGATACATTGCGCATACATTCAATCGTTCTTCCGTTGGCTGGTTATGTCGATGGTTATTGGCGTACCATGATAAAGTTAAGTTTGAAATTTATATTTACTCAATCAGTCAGCACAGAGATGATATTTTAGAAAAATACTTTGACACTGGAATTAATACTTTTTACAATTTTAAAAACTCAATCCAAGAAATTGAAAAACAAATACGAGATGATAAGCTCAATATTTTGGTTGAATTAGATAGTGTAACACAGGATTTAACCCTTGAGATAATGTCTTTGAAGTTGGCTCCGATTCAGATTACGTGGCTCGGATTCGATGCAAGCGGTTTACCGGCAATTGATTATTTTGTTGCTGATCCATATGTATTGCCTGAATATGCTCAAGAATATTATCACGAACAAATACTACGTTTACCAAGTACGTATCTTGCTGTAGATGGTTTCGAAGTTGCTACGCCAACTATTAGACGTCATGAATTAAACATTGATGATGACTCTATTGTTTACCTAACTATGCAGTCTATTCAAAAATACAATCCAAATATCATCAAATTGCAACTAAAAATTATATCCCAAGTTCCCAATAGTTTTTTACTAGTCAAAGGGCGACAAAATCTCGCAAATATTAAGAACTTATTTTGTGAAATTGCTGATGAACAGAATATAAGCTTAAGCCAGCTCAGATTCCTGAATGATGATGTAACTGAAGAAATACATAGAGCGAACTTGTCAATCGCCGATGTAGTTTTAGATACTTATCCCTACAATGGAGCAACAACAACCCTTGAAGCACTGTGGATGGAGATCCCAATTGTAACCAAAGTAGGTCAGCAGTTTGCAGCTCGTAATGGATATACTTTTATGATGAACGCTGGCATTCATGAAGGTATTGCTTGGAACGATCAGGAGTATATTGAATGGGGAGTTAATCTGGGAATGAATAAAGCACTACGTCAGCAGATAAGCTGGAAACTAAAAGAATCTAAAAAAACATCTCCATTATGGGATAGTAAAAGATTTGCTAGTTCAACGGAAACTCTCTACTATCAGATATGGGAAGATTATTTAAGCAAGCAAGCAAGTAAGATTGATTGA
- a CDS encoding tetratricopeptide repeat protein: MKTEYLKLIIEYLNVNDYGSAIDKLLNELQNSKEPLKEEYFYLSLAYILSDQIESFQSLWLSLLLEISQNEIDTWIEELVQFLEKKVSKFLQEEKLEEAKTLYESLQAFHSSYENPVLSEELINAIYSLASNLSLIQKYENAIEVYQEILNLNPNHSFAWHSLALCYYNLDQYFEAKLSINKAIELNPDFVQNYHTLGLILEKMSKDDEAIFFYQKAINKDYVFLDSYTSLAHLYIKKNQPEKSIEIYEKFLEYSPQNSFVLEELGKIYQSIENNTRASYCLGYSVYFSGQVGCLYDALTYFETVYFDTSKSSLKNINFYIDFSNCYAMSNQTKAAILLLEEAINLFPEKKLTLTRVIQSSLPVLYENEQQIDFYRNHFNEFLDKLTQKVDVILLKSNDDITPQEKSDLKSFITIRSNFYLAYQNKNELFIQARYSKLVQKIVNRAFPQWCSSVPFIHTFSSRKIRIGLVSCRLEGLGILYLGWLKYIDKSKFEVYVYNIVQNHDESFTGLKSEFKKYSDEFRIILISIDSSLLCNIMLNDQLDILIFPDLGMDGIISFLSFLRLSPIQCATWGHPVTSGSPTIDYFISSDLMEPANADEHYSEKLVRLPNLGFSIPSFSPPAVTKCRLDFQLKEDSIIYFCSQSLFKYLPQHDYVLPAIAEKNPRAEFVFVDPMHGRVVTEVFQKRLEKAFQEFGLDFRHYCTFLPRQSRTDFVTINQLADVFLDCLSWSGGLTTRDALSCGLPVVTRPGEFMRGRHSYAMLKMIGVTETIAETEEEYIEIAVRLGLDTEWRQQIKTKILANKNRLFDDRECIRGLESFCQQALQDLANSN; encoded by the coding sequence ATGAAAACAGAATACCTTAAATTAATAATAGAATATCTAAATGTAAACGATTATGGTTCTGCAATAGATAAATTATTAAATGAGCTACAAAACTCAAAAGAGCCACTCAAAGAAGAGTATTTTTATCTTTCTCTTGCCTATATTTTAAGTGATCAAATAGAAAGCTTCCAATCTTTGTGGCTCTCTCTATTATTAGAAATCTCTCAGAATGAAATTGATACTTGGATAGAAGAGCTAGTTCAATTTTTAGAAAAAAAAGTAAGTAAATTTTTGCAAGAGGAAAAATTAGAAGAGGCAAAAACTCTTTACGAGTCACTCCAAGCATTTCATTCTAGCTATGAGAACCCAGTATTATCAGAAGAATTAATTAATGCAATTTACTCTTTAGCATCTAATTTGAGTCTCATACAAAAATATGAAAATGCAATCGAAGTCTATCAAGAAATTCTTAATTTAAACCCTAATCACAGCTTTGCTTGGCATTCTTTAGCCTTGTGTTACTATAACTTGGATCAATATTTTGAAGCTAAGCTTTCTATAAACAAAGCTATAGAATTAAATCCAGATTTTGTCCAGAATTATCATACCTTAGGATTGATTTTAGAAAAAATGAGTAAGGATGATGAGGCGATATTTTTCTATCAAAAGGCCATAAATAAAGATTACGTTTTTCTAGACTCATACACTAGTCTTGCTCATCTTTATATCAAAAAAAATCAGCCTGAAAAAAGCATTGAAATTTATGAAAAATTTCTAGAATATTCACCTCAAAATAGCTTCGTTTTAGAAGAATTAGGCAAAATCTATCAATCTATAGAAAATAATACTAGAGCATCTTATTGCTTAGGATATTCGGTGTACTTTAGCGGTCAAGTAGGATGTCTTTATGATGCTTTGACTTATTTTGAAACCGTTTATTTTGACACATCAAAAAGTTCCTTAAAGAATATTAATTTTTATATTGATTTTTCTAATTGCTATGCAATGTCTAATCAAACAAAAGCTGCAATTCTGTTGCTGGAAGAGGCTATTAATTTATTTCCCGAAAAAAAATTGACCTTGACAAGAGTCATTCAGAGTAGTCTACCTGTTCTTTATGAAAATGAACAACAGATAGATTTTTATCGCAATCATTTTAATGAATTTTTGGATAAATTGACTCAAAAAGTAGATGTAATTCTTTTAAAGAGTAATGATGATATCACCCCTCAAGAGAAGTCTGATCTTAAGAGTTTTATTACTATTAGAAGCAACTTTTACTTGGCATACCAAAATAAAAATGAGTTATTTATCCAAGCAAGATACAGTAAACTTGTACAAAAAATTGTAAATAGAGCTTTTCCTCAATGGTGTAGCTCCGTTCCATTTATTCATACTTTTTCTAGTAGAAAAATTCGTATTGGTTTAGTGTCATGTAGGCTAGAAGGTTTGGGAATACTTTACTTGGGTTGGCTAAAATATATTGACAAAAGCAAGTTTGAGGTTTATGTCTACAATATTGTTCAAAATCACGATGAATCATTCACTGGGCTTAAGAGTGAATTCAAAAAATATAGTGATGAGTTCCGTATTATTTTAATATCTATTGATTCTTCATTGCTGTGTAATATAATGCTCAATGATCAGTTGGATATTTTGATTTTTCCTGATCTTGGAATGGATGGTATTATATCATTTCTCTCCTTTCTTCGTCTTTCTCCAATTCAATGTGCTACTTGGGGCCATCCCGTAACCTCTGGCAGTCCAACCATTGACTATTTTATCTCCAGTGATTTAATGGAGCCTGCTAATGCAGATGAGCATTATTCTGAGAAGTTAGTACGACTACCTAATTTAGGTTTTTCTATCCCTTCATTTTCACCTCCGGCGGTAACTAAATGTCGTTTGGATTTTCAGTTAAAAGAAGATTCAATTATTTATTTTTGTTCTCAATCATTGTTTAAATATTTACCGCAACATGACTATGTTTTACCAGCTATCGCAGAAAAAAATCCTAGGGCTGAGTTTGTATTTGTTGATCCTATGCATGGTCGAGTCGTTACTGAAGTATTTCAAAAGCGATTAGAAAAAGCTTTTCAGGAGTTTGGTTTGGACTTTCGTCATTACTGTACTTTTCTCCCTCGCCAAAGTCGTACTGACTTTGTGACAATAAACCAATTAGCGGATGTATTTCTAGATTGTCTAAGTTGGTCAGGGGGATTAACCACTCGGGATGCCCTGTCCTGTGGTTTGCCCGTCGTGACTCGTCCTGGAGAATTTATGCGTGGCAGACACTCCTATGCTATGCTCAAGATGATAGGCGTGACAGAAACTATTGCAGAAACAGAAGAAGAGTATATTGAGATTGCCGTTCGACTGGGTCTAGATACTGAGTGGCGACAACAAATCAAGACCAAAATTCTCGCGAATAAAAACCGCCTTTTTGATGATAGAGAATGTATTCGAGGTTTAGAATCTTTTTGTCAACAAGCTCTCCAAGATTTGGCTAACTCCAACTAA
- a CDS encoding IS4 family transposase, which produces MISNFPQVVQKHLGHLPKKDYPELDTFKFVSIWLSFVLDQSQTSMRSQFKRLNARGESVDISTFSKASKKRNPKVFKEILKKLKKEVEVSREPEKRELVLFPLDSTVISLTSKLLWRQGHHQVKLFSGINLDTGAPGGIVINFGQGHDSKYGNETIEATPENGVGIMDRGFCSLARIAKLQEEKERYFVLRTKNNISLNMLENGKYEIGSGKEKLEGRVVVFSDREERTEFRLATNLPEEGEGGISNEEIAEFYRLRWQIELLWKFLKMHLKLDRLITKNTNGIEIQIYSCLIGYLMLRLVRIPKEFGESLLDKLRYLQAFMCEKTSYVHWLRELVVNC; this is translated from the coding sequence ATTATATCAAACTTTCCTCAAGTTGTGCAAAAGCATCTGGGTCACTTGCCCAAAAAGGATTATCCAGAACTGGACACCTTTAAGTTTGTCTCAATTTGGCTAAGTTTCGTGCTAGACCAAAGCCAAACAAGCATGAGAAGTCAATTCAAGAGATTAAACGCGAGAGGAGAGTCAGTAGATATATCGACCTTCTCAAAAGCAAGTAAAAAGCGAAACCCAAAGGTTTTTAAAGAAATATTAAAAAAGCTAAAAAAAGAAGTAGAAGTCTCTCGAGAACCAGAAAAAAGGGAACTGGTTTTGTTTCCACTGGACTCAACAGTGATATCGTTAACGAGCAAATTATTATGGAGACAAGGACATCATCAGGTAAAACTATTTAGTGGGATTAATTTAGACACAGGAGCCCCAGGAGGAATAGTAATTAATTTTGGTCAAGGGCATGATAGTAAATATGGGAATGAAACGATAGAAGCAACGCCAGAGAATGGAGTTGGGATAATGGATAGAGGATTTTGTAGTCTAGCAAGAATAGCAAAACTGCAAGAAGAGAAAGAGCGTTACTTTGTGTTAAGAACAAAGAACAATATAAGCTTAAATATGCTGGAAAATGGAAAGTATGAAATAGGAAGTGGGAAGGAAAAGCTAGAAGGAAGAGTAGTAGTATTTAGTGATAGAGAAGAAAGAACAGAGTTTAGGTTGGCAACAAATTTACCAGAAGAGGGAGAGGGAGGAATAAGTAATGAAGAGATAGCTGAGTTTTATCGATTGCGTTGGCAAATAGAACTATTATGGAAGTTCTTAAAAATGCACTTAAAGTTGGACAGGCTAATCACTAAAAATACAAACGGAATAGAGATTCAGATTTATAGTTGCCTGATTGGATATTTAATGTTGAGATTGGTAAGAATTCCGAAAGAGTTTGGGGAATCTTTATTAGATAAGCTACGGTATTTACAGGCATTTATGTGTGAAAAAACAAGTTATGTACACTGGCTAAGAGAGTTAGTGGTAAATTGTTGA
- a CDS encoding prepilin-type N-terminal cleavage/methylation domain-containing protein — MHALLKLALRKEIDAHQSLACRGFTLIELIVVIIILGVLSSIALPTLVRHVGKAKEAEATQFLSSVGFAQQGYFFEARQFATDYATLGVAMPSKYYDFLPPNTSISPPRTKSTALSRDSGLTGARHYSLGVYYNMDTYSIVLCQGSVPGALTEAPDDPSGSCSNGGTNVF; from the coding sequence ATGCATGCCTTATTAAAATTAGCACTCAGGAAAGAAATTGATGCCCATCAATCTCTGGCTTGCCGGGGTTTCACGTTGATTGAGCTAATTGTTGTGATCATTATTTTGGGAGTTTTAAGTTCTATAGCTTTGCCGACACTAGTTCGTCATGTCGGTAAAGCAAAGGAAGCAGAAGCCACGCAGTTTTTAAGTTCTGTTGGATTCGCCCAGCAGGGATATTTCTTTGAAGCTCGGCAATTTGCCACTGACTACGCAACCTTAGGCGTAGCGATGCCAAGCAAGTATTATGATTTTCTACCCCCAAACACAAGTATTAGCCCTCCCCGAACTAAAAGCACGGCCCTTTCTAGGGATAGTGGACTGACAGGTGCCCGTCACTATTCCTTAGGTGTTTACTATAACATGGACACTTATTCCATCGTGCTTTGTCAAGGGTCAGTTCCTGGTGCGCTCACAGAGGCCCCGGATGATCCCAGTGGGAGCTGTTCTAATGGCGGAACAAATGTTTTTTAG
- a CDS encoding type IV pilin-like G/H family protein, translating to MDSNFKFKLLSHLTAKKEDKGFTLIELLVVVVIIGVLAAIALPNLISQAGKARQAEGRNGVGALNRAQQAYRTENPTFGNLSALDTKLVNPGKFFTFVGDNAGSATTATSTAQPKSAAGDATTTAIGTVSYDSTNQTFTVTTSW from the coding sequence ATGGATAGTAATTTTAAGTTCAAGCTTCTCTCTCACCTCACCGCTAAAAAAGAAGATAAAGGTTTTACTTTAATTGAACTACTCGTCGTTGTTGTGATCATCGGGGTTCTCGCCGCCATCGCCCTCCCTAACCTCATCTCCCAAGCCGGTAAAGCCCGGCAGGCTGAAGGCAGAAATGGTGTGGGTGCCCTTAACCGTGCCCAACAAGCCTATCGGACGGAAAACCCTACATTTGGTAACTTAAGTGCCTTAGATACAAAGTTGGTCAATCCTGGCAAGTTCTTTACTTTCGTTGGCGACAACGCAGGCTCCGCTACTACTGCAACTTCTACTGCTCAGCCTAAGAGCGCAGCTGGAGATGCAACCACCACGGCTATTGGAACAGTTAGTTATGACTCAACAAACCAGACCTTTACCGTTACGACAAGCTGGTAG
- a CDS encoding class I SAM-dependent methyltransferase has product MSEAKQFDLSYLEKTFQQFEGRPYPDTPIEYSLKNDHFHLYKSSLVTAFYRRDHHVIKDLSSYYILDLACGTGYTTLALAEANPGAKIIATDISPESLKIAEQRLCYHGFNDLEYHLISLEETPQLGIQFDYINASDILYLLPDITLGLRQMGKLLKPSGIIHSNLHNAYERTPFFRAQALFQQMGLMDENPGEIEIGLVREFFTNLKDNVHLKATTWGNRAASQVTGQEIVMNYLLQNDKGFTLPQLLSFLTEAGLQLVDMVDWWAWDLAELFKDPDNLPAFMAIGLDNLPREDQLCLYELIQPNKRLLDFWCSFPQEQVLPIFENEPSLRVFLHPQLNTVNFREEILSTTYLAPVNLKTYVPFLLNDFWLDRAFLSAIFAPLLEAPRTLTFLAERYQQVRPRHPVTLEPVSLAETADIVYQALLTQEQMGILLLERL; this is encoded by the coding sequence ATGTCAGAGGCCAAGCAGTTTGACTTAAGTTATCTAGAAAAGACCTTCCAGCAGTTTGAAGGTCGTCCCTATCCTGATACTCCCATTGAATATTCCCTTAAAAATGATCACTTTCATCTCTACAAAAGTAGCCTAGTAACGGCTTTTTATCGGCGGGATCATCATGTTATAAAAGACTTGAGTAGTTATTATATTCTTGACCTGGCCTGTGGAACTGGCTATACTACTCTAGCTTTAGCAGAAGCCAATCCCGGTGCCAAAATTATCGCCACAGATATTTCTCCCGAATCCTTAAAAATAGCTGAACAAAGACTTTGTTATCATGGCTTTAATGACCTTGAATATCATCTCATTTCCTTAGAAGAAACACCTCAGTTAGGGATCCAGTTTGATTACATTAATGCTTCTGATATTCTTTATCTTCTACCGGATATTACCCTCGGCTTAAGGCAAATGGGTAAGTTGCTGAAGCCATCTGGGATTATTCACAGTAATCTCCATAATGCTTATGAACGAACACCTTTTTTTCGTGCCCAGGCCCTATTCCAGCAGATGGGACTCATGGATGAAAACCCAGGAGAAATCGAGATCGGTCTTGTCCGGGAATTTTTTACCAACCTTAAAGATAATGTCCACTTAAAAGCAACAACCTGGGGTAATCGTGCTGCCAGTCAAGTCACGGGTCAAGAAATTGTAATGAACTATTTACTTCAAAATGATAAAGGCTTTACCCTGCCCCAGCTTTTATCGTTTTTGACGGAAGCTGGCCTGCAACTGGTTGATATGGTGGACTGGTGGGCCTGGGATTTAGCAGAACTCTTCAAGGATCCGGATAATCTCCCGGCCTTTATGGCCATAGGCCTCGACAACTTGCCTCGCGAAGACCAGCTCTGTCTCTATGAACTCATCCAGCCCAACAAACGACTCCTCGACTTTTGGTGCAGTTTTCCCCAGGAACAAGTCTTGCCAATTTTTGAAAATGAACCGAGCTTGCGGGTATTTCTCCATCCTCAACTCAATACAGTTAATTTCCGAGAAGAAATTTTATCAACGACTTATCTGGCTCCCGTTAATCTCAAAACCTATGTTCCTTTTTTGCTCAATGACTTCTGGCTGGATCGGGCATTCCTCTCAGCTATTTTTGCGCCGTTGCTAGAGGCCCCCCGGACGCTTACTTTCCTTGCTGAGCGCTACCAGCAAGTGCGGCCCCGACATCCCGTCACCCTAGAACCGGTCAGCTTAGCCGAGACCGCTGATATTGTCTATCAGGCTCTGTTAACCCAGGAGCAGATGGGCATTCTCTTGTTGGAACGGCTCTAA
- the argS gene encoding arginine--tRNA ligase encodes MPSILEQLNQRFAQALAGQWPALPPALVVPASQAKFGDFQCNIALPLAKSLGQSPRAIAEQIVATVQVDDICEPLEIAGPGFINLRLKLDYLARQLQALQTDSHLGVTPVAIPARVIIDFSSPNIAKEMHVGHLRSTIIGDCLARVLEFRGYEVLRLNHVGDWGTQFGMLITYLKEVYPDALIQADVLDLGDLVAFYKQAKLRFDEDESFKEASRQAVVKLQGGDPDSLQAWQLLCEQSRREFQVIYQLLDIRLTERGESFYNPFLPGIVAELDRVGLLTEDAGAQCVFLEGFSNKEGQPLPLIIQKSDGGYNYATTDLAALKYRLETDQAQRIIYVTDAGQANHFAQVFQVAQRAGILPDPSQVEHVPFGLVKGEDGKKLKTRSGETVRLKDLLDEAVQRARQDLENRLMQEERQETPEFIQQVAQVVGIAAVKYADLSQNRTSDYVFSYDKMLALQGNTAPYLLYAYARIQSIAREGKVSFQQETEAISMSLPEPTEQQLAKALLQLSEVIQEVEKTLLPNRLCDYLYDLSKKFNQFYENCPVLKAEESLRVSRMALCDLTARTLKLGLSLLGIPVLERM; translated from the coding sequence ATGCCCTCAATTCTGGAACAACTGAATCAACGCTTTGCCCAGGCTCTGGCGGGACAATGGCCGGCCCTCCCTCCGGCCCTCGTTGTTCCCGCTTCCCAAGCAAAATTTGGGGATTTCCAATGCAATATTGCCCTGCCCCTGGCAAAATCCTTGGGGCAGTCGCCTCGGGCCATCGCGGAGCAAATTGTGGCAACGGTTCAGGTGGATGATATCTGTGAACCCCTAGAAATTGCTGGGCCGGGTTTTATTAATCTGCGGCTCAAGCTAGACTATTTGGCCCGACAACTCCAGGCCCTGCAGACCGACTCGCACTTAGGGGTAACACCGGTAGCCATCCCCGCACGGGTAATTATTGATTTTTCCAGCCCCAACATTGCCAAGGAAATGCATGTGGGCCATCTCCGCTCGACCATTATTGGTGACTGCTTAGCCCGAGTCTTAGAATTTCGGGGTTATGAAGTTTTACGGCTTAACCACGTGGGGGACTGGGGCACACAGTTTGGTATGTTGATTACCTACCTCAAGGAAGTCTATCCCGATGCCTTGATCCAGGCAGATGTCCTTGATCTGGGTGACTTGGTGGCCTTTTATAAACAGGCCAAGCTCCGCTTTGACGAAGATGAAAGCTTTAAAGAAGCCTCCCGTCAGGCAGTGGTCAAACTCCAGGGAGGAGACCCCGATAGCCTCCAGGCCTGGCAACTCCTCTGCGAGCAATCGCGGCGGGAATTTCAAGTTATTTACCAACTTCTGGACATTCGACTGACGGAGCGAGGGGAATCCTTCTACAATCCTTTTCTGCCGGGAATTGTGGCGGAACTTGACCGCGTTGGCCTGTTAACGGAAGATGCCGGGGCCCAATGTGTCTTTCTAGAGGGTTTTAGCAACAAAGAGGGCCAACCCCTGCCCCTGATTATTCAAAAGTCCGATGGGGGCTATAACTACGCCACAACGGATTTGGCGGCCCTGAAATATCGCCTCGAAACCGACCAGGCCCAGCGTATTATCTACGTTACCGATGCAGGGCAGGCTAACCACTTTGCCCAGGTTTTTCAAGTGGCCCAAAGAGCGGGGATTCTCCCAGACCCGAGTCAAGTCGAGCACGTTCCCTTTGGCCTGGTGAAGGGGGAAGACGGTAAAAAACTCAAAACCCGCTCCGGAGAAACCGTCCGCCTCAAAGATCTCTTAGATGAAGCCGTTCAACGGGCCCGGCAGGATCTCGAAAATCGTCTAATGCAGGAGGAACGGCAGGAAACACCGGAATTTATCCAGCAAGTGGCCCAGGTCGTAGGGATTGCGGCAGTTAAGTACGCCGACCTCAGCCAGAACCGAACCAGTGACTACGTCTTCAGCTACGACAAAATGTTGGCCCTGCAGGGCAATACGGCCCCCTATCTCCTCTATGCCTACGCTCGTATCCAAAGTATTGCTAGGGAAGGGAAGGTCAGCTTCCAGCAGGAAACCGAAGCAATTTCCATGAGTCTCCCAGAGCCGACAGAACAACAACTGGCCAAGGCCCTGTTGCAGTTAAGTGAAGTGATTCAGGAAGTGGAAAAAACGCTACTACCTAATCGCCTGTGTGACTATTTGTACGATCTCAGCAAGAAGTTTAATCAATTCTATGAAAACTGTCCGGTGTTAAAGGCCGAAGAATCCCTCCGGGTCTCTCGCATGGCCCTCTGTGACTTGACCGCCAGAACTCTAAAACTCGGCCTGTCTCTCCTGGGTATTCCGGTGTTAGAACGAATGTAA